Proteins from a genomic interval of Fibrobacter sp.:
- the nusA gene encoding transcription termination factor NusA encodes MAKKNEPKVNLVEVLKEVMEAKNMDDEIIEGALKQALISAARKYLHIDKKIEVDIDKETNDIHVFLRVEVVDDYPDYDPNMTAEEVEEMDEGYMLVAEAQEYNEDAQPGDFLEMEVPTTSFGRQAIQTAKQLLTQQIRDAERQKIMNTYRGRIGTMISGEVLRLEGRNVIVSLGKQTEAMIPPREQIGHERLVQGQSVKAVIARVEESAKNGAQVILSRASGEFLKELFRQEVPEIYEGSVEIKGVAREPGYRAKIAVYSRDEKIDPVGACVGMKGARVQTIVRELGNERIDIVHWNENLDVFITRALSPANVVKLAEVPGTRRVVVVINDDNLAQAIGKNGQNVKLASQLVERDLDVFGEKEWSEKDDEAKAQVLAPRPQELHRSAVQKVEALFGEAEKQEEGN; translated from the coding sequence ATGGCTAAAAAGAACGAACCCAAGGTTAATTTGGTTGAAGTGCTCAAGGAAGTGATGGAAGCCAAGAACATGGACGACGAAATCATCGAGGGTGCCCTCAAGCAGGCCCTGATTTCTGCCGCTCGCAAGTATTTGCACATCGACAAGAAAATTGAAGTGGATATCGACAAGGAAACGAACGACATCCATGTGTTCCTGCGCGTTGAAGTCGTGGACGACTATCCGGACTACGACCCGAACATGACCGCCGAAGAAGTTGAAGAAATGGACGAAGGCTACATGCTCGTCGCCGAAGCCCAGGAATACAACGAAGACGCTCAGCCGGGTGACTTCCTCGAAATGGAAGTGCCGACCACCTCCTTCGGTCGCCAGGCCATCCAGACCGCCAAGCAGCTTTTGACCCAGCAGATTCGCGATGCAGAACGCCAGAAGATCATGAACACCTACCGTGGCCGTATCGGAACGATGATCAGCGGCGAAGTGCTGCGTCTCGAAGGCCGCAACGTGATCGTTTCCTTGGGCAAGCAGACCGAAGCCATGATTCCGCCGCGTGAACAGATTGGTCACGAACGCCTCGTGCAGGGCCAGTCCGTGAAGGCCGTCATCGCCCGCGTGGAAGAATCCGCGAAGAACGGTGCGCAGGTCATCCTGTCCCGTGCAAGTGGCGAATTCCTCAAGGAACTCTTCCGCCAGGAAGTTCCGGAAATTTACGAAGGCTCCGTCGAAATCAAGGGTGTCGCCCGCGAACCGGGTTACCGCGCCAAGATTGCCGTTTACTCTCGCGACGAGAAGATCGACCCGGTCGGCGCATGCGTTGGCATGAAGGGTGCCCGCGTGCAGACGATTGTTCGCGAACTCGGCAACGAACGCATCGATATCGTTCACTGGAACGAAAACCTTGACGTGTTCATCACTCGCGCCCTTTCTCCGGCGAATGTCGTGAAGCTCGCTGAAGTTCCGGGTACGCGCCGCGTGGTGGTCGTCATCAACGACGACAACCTGGCCCAGGCAATCGGCAAGAACGGCCAGAACGTGAAGCTCGCTTCCCAGTTGGTGGAACGCGACCTCGACGTGTTCGGCGAGAAGGAATGGTCCGAGAAGGATGACGAAGCCAAGGCTCAGGTTCTGGCTCCGCGTCCGCAGGAACTCCATCGCAGCGCCGTGCAGAAGGTCGAAGCGCTCTTTGGTGAAGCCGAAAAACAGGAAGAAGGCAACTAG
- the infB gene encoding translation initiation factor IF-2 → MSIEEQIKPIDWAKEHGVKSDFVVKLLRDNGVKVLTQVSKVNASEFEKIEAAVAEEKKKQEARAKNLKKPASSDAAAAPVEKTKSTTSTTTKNGVKVSLKRSTVKKPAATKTAAPKAAAAAPAAPAAPVAPAAPAAPAAKVEAPAAPAVAPAPAAPAAPAEVKKPEPVKVEKPVEAPAEPKISVKPAAAPEPVAAPAAPEVKTPAPKAEEAPAPKPAAPAPSPAPQPTMMTANTELKQPPMKAQVFKPDAAILARIAKSQQQAGNARGNNRRPGPGGRGQGNAQGYTGSFGPRTGGTGDNRGNGQRRPGQGGGASSSRGGYTGRSGGFSSGSMQEAFNASASGMGSQNAGKGGNAAKGQNGRHGNDKNRRGNGRDRQEQQKEQQQEMVRQNVSRVMADLSKKPVKKVYRKEHNDNSTGEEKKILKTSDFITVGELAGLMDQMPARVIAKCMEMGMMVTINARLDFETIQILADEFGYEAQLMEEYEEEALGVEEESQENMKPRHPVVTVMGHVDHGKTSLLDWIRKTHVVSGESGGITQHIGAYEVTTAQGKVTFLDTPGHEAFSAMRARGSQVTDVIVLVVAADSMVMPQTVECIELAKREKVPMVVAITKIDLPTANPDKIRSQLAERGVEVEQWGGQTSCVEVSARTGQGMDQLLETLALEAEVQELKANPDAHARGAVVESKLDVGKGSMATILVQNGTLHVGDPFVCGIYAGKVRAMFNERGEQLKAVPPSSPCQVLGFDGTPQAGDDLIVVDDEKTAREIASKRRMAARERDLRSRNVKTLEDTFNDRKEGKLSELNLIVKADVGGSAEALAASLEKLTNKEVRVNIIRKGVGTITESDILLATTAQAIIISFHLMPSLSIREMAQKEGIEIRNYRVIYDCIEDITNAVEGLLKPIMREELSGEAEIRQVFKIPKIGLIAGCMVTDGEVDRTSHVRVYRNGVELGTTVVQSLKRMKDDVKSVVRGFECGIGLKGYDDIKEGDSLIFFKEVKVARTLKDVAREEAEEKAKKAAEGSNES, encoded by the coding sequence ATGAGTATAGAAGAACAGATTAAACCAATCGATTGGGCGAAGGAACACGGGGTCAAGAGCGATTTCGTGGTGAAACTTCTGCGCGACAACGGTGTCAAGGTATTGACGCAGGTGTCGAAGGTGAACGCTTCTGAATTCGAGAAGATCGAAGCTGCCGTCGCCGAAGAAAAGAAAAAGCAGGAAGCCCGCGCCAAGAACCTGAAGAAGCCCGCTTCTTCGGATGCCGCCGCGGCTCCCGTCGAAAAGACCAAGTCCACGACATCGACTACGACCAAGAACGGCGTGAAGGTGAGCCTCAAGCGCTCGACGGTGAAGAAGCCGGCCGCGACAAAGACCGCTGCCCCGAAGGCAGCCGCTGCCGCTCCTGCTGCTCCCGCAGCGCCCGTTGCACCTGCCGCTCCCGCCGCTCCGGCCGCGAAGGTCGAGGCACCGGCTGCTCCGGCAGTCGCACCCGCTCCGGCAGCGCCCGCTGCTCCGGCCGAGGTGAAGAAGCCCGAACCGGTCAAGGTCGAAAAGCCCGTGGAGGCTCCCGCCGAACCCAAGATTTCCGTGAAGCCCGCCGCTGCCCCTGAGCCTGTTGCAGCGCCGGCCGCTCCCGAAGTCAAGACTCCGGCACCGAAGGCGGAAGAAGCTCCCGCCCCGAAGCCCGCGGCTCCCGCACCGTCGCCTGCACCGCAGCCGACGATGATGACCGCGAATACAGAACTTAAGCAGCCGCCGATGAAGGCGCAGGTGTTCAAACCCGATGCTGCCATCCTCGCGCGTATCGCGAAGTCGCAGCAGCAGGCCGGCAACGCCCGTGGCAACAACCGCCGTCCGGGACCGGGTGGCCGTGGCCAGGGTAATGCCCAGGGCTATACGGGTTCGTTCGGCCCGCGTACCGGTGGCACAGGCGACAATCGCGGCAATGGCCAGCGCAGACCCGGTCAGGGTGGTGGCGCCAGCAGTTCCCGCGGCGGCTACACCGGCCGTAGCGGTGGATTCTCCAGCGGCTCCATGCAGGAAGCCTTCAACGCTAGCGCATCCGGAATGGGTTCGCAGAATGCGGGCAAGGGCGGCAATGCAGCGAAGGGCCAGAACGGCCGTCATGGCAACGACAAGAACCGTCGCGGCAATGGCCGTGACCGCCAGGAGCAGCAGAAGGAACAGCAGCAGGAAATGGTTCGCCAGAACGTTTCCCGCGTTATGGCTGACCTCTCCAAGAAGCCTGTCAAGAAGGTTTACCGCAAGGAACACAACGACAATTCTACGGGCGAAGAGAAGAAGATTCTCAAGACGTCCGACTTCATCACTGTGGGTGAACTCGCCGGTCTTATGGACCAGATGCCGGCCCGCGTGATTGCGAAGTGCATGGAAATGGGCATGATGGTGACCATCAACGCCCGCCTCGATTTCGAGACCATCCAGATTCTTGCCGACGAATTCGGTTACGAAGCTCAGCTGATGGAAGAATACGAGGAAGAAGCACTCGGCGTGGAAGAGGAATCCCAGGAAAACATGAAGCCGCGTCATCCGGTGGTGACCGTGATGGGCCACGTTGACCATGGTAAGACCTCTCTCCTCGACTGGATTCGCAAGACTCACGTTGTGTCCGGCGAATCGGGCGGCATTACGCAGCACATTGGTGCTTACGAAGTGACGACGGCGCAGGGCAAGGTGACGTTCCTCGATACTCCGGGTCACGAGGCGTTCAGCGCCATGCGTGCTCGCGGTTCCCAGGTGACCGACGTTATCGTGCTCGTGGTGGCTGCCGACTCCATGGTGATGCCCCAGACTGTCGAATGTATTGAACTTGCAAAGCGCGAGAAGGTCCCGATGGTTGTCGCCATCACGAAGATCGACCTTCCGACGGCGAACCCCGACAAGATTCGCTCCCAGCTTGCCGAACGCGGCGTGGAAGTGGAACAGTGGGGTGGCCAGACGAGCTGCGTGGAAGTTTCCGCGCGTACGGGCCAGGGCATGGATCAGCTTTTGGAAACGCTCGCCCTCGAAGCCGAAGTTCAGGAACTCAAGGCGAATCCGGACGCTCATGCTCGCGGTGCCGTGGTGGAATCCAAGCTCGACGTGGGCAAGGGCTCCATGGCCACGATCCTCGTGCAGAACGGTACGCTCCATGTGGGTGACCCGTTTGTGTGCGGTATCTACGCCGGTAAGGTGCGCGCCATGTTCAACGAACGTGGTGAACAGCTCAAGGCCGTGCCGCCTTCCAGCCCCTGCCAGGTGCTCGGTTTCGACGGTACGCCGCAGGCTGGTGACGACCTCATCGTGGTCGACGACGAAAAGACCGCACGTGAAATTGCGAGCAAGCGCCGCATGGCCGCTCGTGAACGCGACCTGCGCTCCCGTAACGTCAAGACCCTGGAAGATACGTTTAACGATAGGAAGGAAGGCAAGCTTTCCGAACTCAACCTCATCGTCAAGGCCGACGTGGGTGGTTCTGCCGAAGCTCTTGCCGCCTCTCTCGAAAAGCTTACCAACAAGGAAGTGCGCGTCAACATTATCCGCAAGGGTGTGGGTACCATTACGGAATCCGATATCCTCCTCGCGACGACCGCACAGGCGATTATCATTTCGTTCCACCTGATGCCTTCGCTCTCCATCCGCGAAATGGCGCAGAAGGAAGGTATCGAAATCCGCAACTACCGCGTGATTTACGACTGCATCGAAGATATCACGAACGCCGTAGAAGGCCTCCTCAAGCCTATCATGCGCGAGGAACTCTCCGGCGAAGCCGAAATCCGTCAGGTGTTCAAGATTCCGAAGATCGGCCTCATCGCCGGCTGTATGGTTACCGACGGCGAAGTCGACCGTACCTCTCACGTTCGCGTGTACCGCAACGGCGTGGAACTCGGTACTACCGTGGTCCAGTCGCTCAAGCGCATGAAGGACGACGTGAAGTCCGTCGTACGCGGTTTCGAATGCGGTATCGGCCTCAAGGGCTACGACGATATCAAGGAAGGCGACAGCCTTATCTTCTTCAAGGAAGTCAAGGTTGCACGTACTCTGAAGGATGTCGCCCGCGAAGAAGCCGAAGAGAAGGCCAAGAAGGCCGCCGAGGGTTCGAATGAGTCGTAG
- the rimP gene encoding ribosome maturation factor RimP: MVNQKLDTLIAQACEAVGVTLVEQDMFRAGKRKTLRLYIDKPEGVTIDDCSNVSRHLSDALDLDPDIIDGAYTLEVSSPGLDRPLKSVADFTRNIGRFVRVTRSTGKPITGKLKAADEENLTITLKGNAGDVVVPRSEVLVAKVDVQI, translated from the coding sequence TTGGTTAACCAGAAGTTGGATACGCTCATCGCCCAGGCATGCGAGGCTGTTGGCGTAACATTGGTGGAACAGGACATGTTCCGTGCCGGGAAGCGCAAGACGCTCCGCCTATACATAGACAAGCCCGAAGGGGTAACGATTGACGATTGCTCCAATGTGAGCCGTCACCTTTCCGACGCTCTGGACCTCGATCCGGACATTATTGATGGCGCCTATACGCTCGAAGTGTCGTCGCCGGGGTTAGACCGCCCCCTCAAGTCGGTTGCTGATTTTACCCGCAACATCGGGCGGTTCGTGCGCGTGACGCGCAGTACCGGTAAACCCATTACCGGAAAGCTGAAGGCTGCGGACGAAGAGAATTTGACGATCACCCTCAAGGGAAATGCCGGTGACGTTGTCGTGCCCCGCTCCGAAGTGCTGGTCGCGAAAGTGGATGTACAAATATAA